The following are encoded in a window of bacterium genomic DNA:
- the lipA gene encoding lipoyl synthase, with protein sequence MQALPVLTDTTPASPRKPEWLKIKIGHTKKFHGVRELIHGQKLFTVCEEAACPNMAECWSRGTATIMIMGDICTRSCGFCNVKTGKPLPLDKEEPRRVAEALREFNLKYIVITSVDRDELDDCGAGHIAETIRLCKELSPSTRLEVLVPDFKGKPECVKTVCDAGPAVYAHNMETVARLHLQVRPQAKYWRSLDTLARAKRHGMVVKSGIMVGLGETPQEVKEVMRDLVDAGCDLLTIGQYMQPSRRHLPVIEYVHPDQFREYKELGQSLGLKYVESGPLVRSSYKAETQEELMRSGVLAGA encoded by the coding sequence TTGCAAGCCCTACCCGTACTAACCGACACAACTCCTGCGTCGCCGCGGAAGCCGGAGTGGCTGAAAATCAAAATCGGCCACACCAAGAAATTCCATGGAGTGCGCGAACTGATTCACGGACAAAAACTCTTCACCGTGTGTGAAGAGGCGGCCTGCCCCAATATGGCCGAATGCTGGTCGCGCGGCACGGCAACAATCATGATTATGGGCGATATCTGCACGCGCTCGTGCGGGTTCTGCAATGTCAAGACAGGCAAACCTCTTCCACTCGATAAAGAAGAGCCGCGCCGCGTCGCCGAAGCCCTGCGCGAATTCAATCTGAAATACATCGTTATTACCTCGGTCGATCGGGATGAGCTTGACGATTGCGGAGCCGGACACATTGCTGAAACCATTCGCCTCTGCAAGGAGTTATCTCCATCGACGCGCTTGGAAGTCCTCGTTCCGGATTTCAAGGGTAAGCCTGAGTGCGTAAAGACCGTTTGTGACGCCGGTCCTGCTGTCTATGCGCATAACATGGAAACCGTTGCCCGTTTGCACCTGCAGGTAAGGCCGCAGGCGAAATACTGGCGCAGCCTGGACACGCTTGCCCGCGCAAAACGTCACGGAATGGTAGTCAAGTCCGGCATCATGGTCGGTCTCGGCGAAACTCCGCAGGAGGTCAAGGAGGTCATGCGCGACCTTGTGGACGCCGGTTGTGACCTGCTGACGATCGGACAATACATGCAGCCTTCCCGCCGTCATTTGCCGGTCATCGAATATGTCCACCCTGACCAGTTCCGCGAGTACAAGGAACTGGGGCAGTCGCTGGGACTGAAATATGTCGAAAGCGGTCCTCTCGTGCGTTCGAGCTACAAAGCTGAAACGCAAGAGGAGCTGATGCGAAGCGGTGTACTGGCCGGGGCTTGA
- a CDS encoding 1-deoxy-D-xylulose-5-phosphate synthase gives MSTFNAELYPLLSRIDSPAELRRLNVEELEIVCTELRRYLWDTINAVGGHLAASLGVVELTTALHYVYNTPEDRIVWDVGHQGYIHKILTGRRDKLGTIRRKGGLSGFLKRNESEFDSFGAGHASTSLSAAFGMAVARDIKGEKHSVVAVIGDGGMTGGLAFEALNNAGHSGRDITIILNDNRMSISPNVGAVPKFLAKMETNPLLGKIKDEMWEMMGKSPVGKDTMRSFAGRFEASLKSLVSPGMLFEEFGFQYFGPFDGHNIKESVEILNNIKSHHKHPVLVHFLTRKGKGYDVAEADSVTWHAVKAPAKVEPKVEAKPEPETEAYMNIFGKAMIQEAKRDKRVCVITAAMKEGTGLVEFSQECPEQFFDVGIAEGHAVTFAAGLAAEGLKPVAAIYSTFLQRAYDHILHDCGIQHLPVLFCMDRGGLVGEDGPTHHGCYDFGYLTTIPGMVVCAPRDGQELRNLIHTGLNWAEGPFGIRYPRDKAPDHINWDESPALLKVGSWEMLREGKRVCVLAAGTMVEAARKVIAAEEFNVTLINARFIKPFDEVLLSQLLDTHEAVLTLEEGTGYGGLGSQVALYLKSNGHEHLFHAMHLPDSYIEHGTRTQLLEIAGLSPRHISEAIAGLIQAELPASMLMRTGQTEDSGR, from the coding sequence TTGAGTACTTTCAACGCCGAACTCTATCCTCTTCTTTCGCGTATTGATTCCCCGGCGGAATTGCGCAGGTTGAATGTTGAGGAGCTTGAGATTGTCTGCACCGAACTTCGACGCTATCTGTGGGACACCATCAACGCAGTCGGCGGGCATTTGGCCGCATCGCTCGGTGTCGTTGAACTGACTACCGCCCTCCACTACGTCTACAACACGCCCGAAGACCGGATCGTGTGGGACGTCGGTCATCAGGGTTACATTCATAAGATTCTCACCGGCCGAAGGGACAAGCTTGGCACTATCCGCCGCAAGGGGGGATTGTCAGGCTTTCTGAAACGCAATGAAAGTGAGTTTGATTCGTTTGGAGCCGGCCATGCGTCCACGTCGCTTTCAGCGGCATTCGGGATGGCCGTAGCTCGCGACATCAAAGGCGAAAAACATAGCGTCGTCGCTGTGATTGGTGACGGCGGCATGACCGGCGGACTTGCGTTTGAAGCGCTAAACAACGCCGGACACTCAGGCCGTGACATTACCATCATTCTGAATGACAACAGAATGTCCATCTCGCCGAACGTGGGTGCCGTCCCAAAGTTTCTGGCCAAAATGGAAACCAATCCGCTGCTTGGCAAAATCAAGGACGAGATGTGGGAGATGATGGGTAAGTCTCCGGTCGGCAAGGATACGATGCGCAGCTTTGCCGGACGCTTTGAAGCATCACTGAAGAGCCTCGTCTCGCCGGGAATGCTGTTCGAAGAGTTCGGGTTCCAGTATTTCGGACCATTCGATGGACACAATATCAAGGAGTCCGTCGAAATTCTGAATAACATCAAGAGCCACCACAAACACCCTGTTCTGGTTCATTTCCTGACCAGAAAAGGTAAAGGCTATGATGTAGCAGAAGCGGATTCTGTGACATGGCACGCGGTGAAAGCACCAGCCAAAGTCGAGCCGAAGGTCGAAGCGAAACCCGAGCCGGAAACCGAAGCTTACATGAACATTTTCGGCAAGGCAATGATTCAAGAGGCCAAGCGCGATAAACGCGTATGCGTGATTACCGCGGCGATGAAGGAAGGCACCGGACTTGTCGAGTTTTCGCAGGAATGTCCTGAACAGTTCTTTGACGTAGGCATCGCAGAAGGTCATGCCGTCACGTTTGCCGCGGGATTGGCCGCCGAAGGATTAAAACCTGTCGCCGCTATTTACTCAACTTTCTTGCAGCGTGCCTATGACCATATTTTGCATGATTGCGGCATCCAGCATTTGCCCGTCCTGTTTTGCATGGACAGAGGCGGCCTCGTCGGTGAAGACGGCCCGACACATCATGGCTGTTATGATTTCGGTTATTTGACTACCATTCCCGGTATGGTGGTATGTGCTCCTCGCGACGGACAAGAGCTTCGCAACCTAATCCACACCGGCTTGAATTGGGCTGAAGGGCCCTTCGGCATTCGCTACCCGCGAGATAAGGCTCCCGATCATATTAATTGGGATGAATCACCTGCTCTGCTGAAAGTTGGAAGCTGGGAGATGCTGCGTGAAGGCAAACGAGTTTGTGTCCTTGCCGCAGGAACGATGGTGGAAGCGGCGCGCAAAGTCATTGCTGCCGAAGAGTTCAATGTTACTTTGATCAATGCACGCTTCATCAAGCCTTTTGACGAAGTCCTGTTGTCTCAACTGCTCGACACGCATGAAGCGGTGCTGACGCTGGAAGAAGGCACAGGGTACGGCGGGCTCGGTTCGCAAGTGGCTTTGTATTTGAAGTCCAACGGCCATGAGCATCTGTTCCATGCAATGCATTTGCCGGATAGCTATATCGAACACGGCACGCGTACTCAGCTTCTCGAAATCGCAGGACTGTCACCACGCCATATTTCAGAGGCCATCGCCGGATTAATTCAGGCCGAGTTGCCCGCTTCGATGCTCATGCGCACCGGTCAAACTGAGGACAGCGGAAGATGA
- a CDS encoding NifU family protein, producing the protein MSNVETTTDLDLELSQKVTKLLDMFRPIFQSEGGDAQLISLKEGIATVSMGGGCEGCGGSLSAMEGGVRRTLLEKVEGLREVVIVS; encoded by the coding sequence ATGAGCAATGTTGAAACGACCACCGACCTCGATCTCGAATTGTCGCAGAAGGTCACGAAACTGCTGGATATGTTCCGCCCGATTTTTCAATCGGAAGGCGGAGACGCGCAATTGATCTCCTTGAAAGAGGGTATCGCGACGGTGTCGATGGGCGGAGGATGCGAAGGCTGCGGCGGCTCACTTTCGGCGATGGAAGGCGGTGTGCGCCGGACTCTGCTTGAAAAAGTCGAGGGTCTGCGCGAAGTTGTCATTGTCTCATAA
- the erpA gene encoding iron-sulfur cluster insertion protein ErpA, with protein sequence MITLSGTAHSKVKAIMEQEQKSDWNLRMGVRGGGCSGMNYVLGFDNQLSEDDQVFEQDGIKLVCDMKSYLYLNGTEIDYEDGLNGSGFVFKNPNAKRSCGCGQSFSA encoded by the coding sequence ATGATTACACTGTCAGGAACTGCTCACTCCAAGGTCAAGGCCATCATGGAGCAGGAGCAGAAGAGCGATTGGAATCTTCGCATGGGCGTGCGCGGCGGCGGCTGCAGCGGCATGAACTATGTGCTCGGTTTCGATAACCAACTTTCGGAAGACGATCAAGTCTTTGAGCAGGACGGCATCAAGCTGGTTTGCGATATGAAGAGCTACCTGTACCTGAACGGGACCGAAATTGACTACGAAGACGGTCTGAACGGATCGGGTTTCGTATTCAAGAACCCCAATGCCAAGCGCTCCTGCGGTTGCGGGCAGTCCTTCTCAGCCTGA
- a CDS encoding MotA/TolQ/ExbB proton channel family protein, translating to MGGNESIWQLLTVASPFAKFVLLILAIMSVLSWTVILDKVVMWMRVRKDSKGFEGYNWKHFEPRSLFSEARRYGSAFPARAYMYAHRELFDRGLPDDLDGELVAREYARAAAHHLNRAERFLPFLATCSAAAPFLGLLGTVWGIISAFQRIGIWGNASIAVVAPGIAEALVATALGLFVAIPALIAYNFFSNWLRKEAEKAEAFGDDLAFAVDRQLLKRTAVTGNRSVVS from the coding sequence ATGGGCGGTAACGAGAGTATTTGGCAGTTGCTGACTGTAGCATCGCCTTTTGCCAAATTCGTCCTGCTGATTCTGGCCATTATGTCCGTGCTTTCGTGGACAGTAATTCTGGACAAAGTTGTCATGTGGATGCGTGTGCGCAAGGACTCAAAGGGCTTTGAAGGCTACAACTGGAAGCACTTCGAGCCGCGCAGTCTGTTTAGCGAGGCACGCCGCTACGGAAGCGCCTTTCCGGCCCGGGCTTACATGTACGCCCATCGCGAACTGTTCGACCGTGGTTTGCCGGATGACCTGGACGGAGAACTGGTCGCTCGTGAATATGCCCGTGCTGCGGCGCATCACCTCAACCGTGCAGAACGATTTCTGCCGTTCCTGGCAACCTGTTCGGCTGCGGCCCCGTTCCTTGGACTGCTCGGAACCGTCTGGGGAATCATCTCCGCTTTTCAGCGAATCGGAATCTGGGGCAATGCCAGCATTGCGGTGGTCGCACCCGGCATTGCAGAGGCACTTGTGGCAACTGCACTCGGACTCTTCGTTGCCATTCCTGCGCTGATTGCCTACAACTTCTTCTCGAATTGGCTGCGCAAAGAGGCGGAGAAAGCCGAAGCGTTCGGGGATGATTTGGCCTTCGCGGTTGACCGTCAATTGCTGAAGCGCACGGCTGTGACCGGCAACCGTTCGGTGGTGAGCTGA
- a CDS encoding exo-alpha-sialidase: MSAERPNVPRSAVVDVLPIDFRATSNPLDDSGPNVRMNQDTIGRRQNEITMASWIQNPRLVMGGSNDYRNGDASGGFYVSIDGGYSFYDALVTRGPAGVFEASGDPVAAIDRTGRLYANYISFDRTTDDGGLYVQSSVDSGISWSDPVPIAEHINAPGADFEDKPYACCDLSPGSPHVNSHYVSWTRFYAAGGSPIFLSYSRNGGASYSAPVRVSESDACQFSCPATGPNGEVYVVFVDYWTARIKVDKSLDGGVTWGTDVTVSQIWDLWGQVNPCGTFRTPSYPMIACDISGGPRHGWIYVCWVTFNGTDPDVMLSSSADGGATWSAPVRVDDGPVGTWQWWQWMSVHPETGHLGIGWLDRRDDPAGCLYLPYATISTDGGVTFEQSFPLSSVQSNPTVTNFLGDYNSATFRHDGGFYYGWVDTRNDTGDGYSAWFRLGPPAPEGLVISVAGDDARLDWNPVEAASYEVYSALSSEGPYATFVGATADTFLLDISAFSTNEEKFYVVKAVGE; encoded by the coding sequence ATGTCAGCTGAACGGCCCAATGTGCCGCGCTCCGCAGTAGTTGATGTTCTGCCGATTGACTTTCGGGCAACATCCAATCCGCTCGATGACAGCGGCCCGAATGTCCGTATGAATCAAGACACAATCGGCAGACGACAAAATGAAATCACGATGGCGTCGTGGATTCAGAACCCGCGTCTGGTCATGGGCGGTTCCAACGACTACCGCAACGGTGATGCGTCCGGGGGATTCTATGTCAGCATTGACGGCGGTTACTCGTTCTATGATGCCCTGGTCACGAGAGGCCCTGCCGGAGTGTTTGAGGCGTCCGGTGATCCGGTTGCGGCAATTGACCGCACGGGGCGACTCTACGCGAATTACATTTCCTTTGACCGTACGACGGATGACGGAGGACTGTATGTCCAATCTTCCGTTGACAGCGGCATAAGCTGGTCAGACCCTGTGCCGATTGCCGAACACATCAATGCGCCGGGTGCGGATTTTGAAGATAAGCCCTATGCCTGCTGTGACTTGTCGCCGGGTTCGCCACATGTGAACTCACATTATGTGTCGTGGACAAGATTCTATGCGGCTGGCGGCTCTCCGATTTTCTTGTCCTACTCGAGGAACGGCGGCGCAAGTTATTCCGCACCCGTCCGTGTTTCCGAGTCGGATGCCTGTCAATTCTCCTGTCCTGCCACCGGACCAAATGGAGAAGTTTATGTGGTCTTCGTGGACTACTGGACCGCTCGCATCAAGGTTGATAAATCACTTGATGGAGGCGTTACATGGGGCACCGATGTTACGGTGTCACAAATTTGGGACTTGTGGGGTCAGGTAAATCCATGCGGAACGTTCCGCACGCCGTCCTACCCTATGATCGCGTGCGACATCTCCGGCGGTCCGCGTCACGGCTGGATCTATGTCTGCTGGGTTACCTTTAACGGCACCGATCCAGATGTGATGCTCAGCAGTTCTGCTGACGGCGGTGCCACATGGAGCGCGCCGGTTCGCGTGGACGACGGCCCTGTCGGAACGTGGCAATGGTGGCAATGGATGAGTGTTCATCCGGAAACAGGTCACTTGGGCATCGGCTGGCTTGATCGCCGCGATGACCCCGCAGGCTGCCTGTATTTGCCTTATGCGACGATTTCAACCGATGGCGGCGTGACGTTTGAACAGAGTTTTCCGCTTTCCTCCGTTCAATCGAATCCGACGGTCACGAATTTTCTGGGTGATTACAATAGTGCAACGTTCAGACATGACGGCGGCTTCTACTACGGCTGGGTGGACACGCGCAACGACACAGGCGATGGATACAGCGCATGGTTTCGTCTTGGACCACCGGCGCCGGAGGGCTTAGTCATTTCGGTTGCGGGTGATGATGCCCGCCTTGACTGGAATCCCGTTGAAGCGGCAAGTTATGAAGTTTACAGCGCGCTAAGTTCTGAAGGCCCATACGCAACTTTTGTCGGCGCTACCGCCGATACCTTCTTGTTAGATATTAGCGCTTTTTCCACAAATGAAGAGAAATTCTACGTGGTGAAAGCTGTAGGAGAATAG
- a CDS encoding cytochrome c biogenesis protein ResB, whose translation MTNILDRIWLIFSSVKLTIVLLLIFGIAMAYGTWIETVYSNGAARILIYRTWWFDVLTVLLALNLIGCTLRRAPYYPHQYPWLLTHVSLLLIMAASLITNRFGLQGQMVILEGETENRFGLEQLDFENWETTIGEERQLPFGVHCVAFEQVMYPGTGMTSLFKSHVIVDDPGNPEKIEWDVILNHPLVYKGYKISQASWIDLPDGRQATVLGVSYDPGIPYMYVGGSLLVLSMAGIIFLKPWLKRKFPPAPRGPIMPLAENTEMTQELMADSPTNKEGIPA comes from the coding sequence TTGACAAACATACTTGATCGGATTTGGCTGATATTCTCTTCAGTCAAACTCACCATTGTTCTGCTGCTGATTTTCGGCATTGCAATGGCCTACGGAACCTGGATTGAAACCGTATACTCCAATGGTGCGGCGCGAATTCTAATTTACCGCACCTGGTGGTTTGACGTTTTGACCGTTCTGCTCGCACTCAATCTCATCGGCTGCACGCTCAGGCGGGCTCCCTACTATCCTCACCAATATCCGTGGCTGCTCACACACGTTTCCCTGCTCCTGATTATGGCGGCGTCGCTCATTACGAACCGCTTCGGACTGCAAGGACAAATGGTCATTCTGGAGGGTGAAACCGAAAACCGCTTCGGACTGGAGCAGCTGGACTTCGAGAATTGGGAAACCACAATCGGAGAAGAGCGGCAGCTCCCGTTTGGAGTTCACTGTGTGGCTTTTGAACAGGTAATGTATCCCGGCACGGGCATGACCTCCCTGTTCAAATCGCATGTAATTGTGGATGACCCCGGCAATCCCGAAAAGATCGAGTGGGATGTCATTTTGAATCATCCTCTCGTTTACAAAGGCTACAAGATCAGCCAGGCATCGTGGATTGACCTGCCGGACGGCAGACAGGCAACGGTTCTTGGTGTATCCTACGACCCGGGCATTCCCTACATGTATGTCGGGGGAAGCCTGCTTGTACTTTCCATGGCGGGTATTATCTTTCTGAAGCCGTGGCTGAAAAGGAAATTTCCGCCCGCACCGCGCGGACCGATAATGCCGCTTGCTGAAAACACGGAGATGACACAAGAGCTTATGGCCGATTCTCCCACGAACAAAGAGGGAATCCCCGCATGA
- the ccsA gene encoding cytochrome c biogenesis protein CcsA — protein sequence MKKFAFLITALLFSLSFAHAEDYDWKIAGQIVVQDGGRLKPLDTFARELVSDLTGRDKYEGQHPVETYFRWMADGSRWSDMPLIYLPKGDLSRELDLPGGHGNMYSIQELHSKPRLMQIVMEAQEAQKANEKLTFTQSKANEILHKVNTLSLVFQHELPSFVPPQEGDAKTKEWMSMPELLAKLERDSMNAVGISEEMSAFGLAWAGMFHSVLDNRPDMFNTSANLFVETQHKLLANQPEIEAHNSLEVTFNSLAPFFWSRILLLAAAVLFALSYTQRFARMRSSALIGMVGGLMFFSIGMIMRWMIGGRAPWSNMYESLMAIGWSLVIIALIYELVRRDKIFGLSGSLMGGIVLWLAHYANLDRGINPLVPALQSYWLIYHVITILTSYACLAIAMVIGHVVLIGAVKSKGQISPTLAKMASANLHVMQVGCVILIFGILLGAVWADSSWGRFWGWDPKETWALITWFVYIAFLHGRSAGWLNWKGLAFVSVAAFPVVVMTYYGVNFYLSGLHSYGAGSSPGIPWEAYAYLVIEAIFLGWVAMQLKGKWGNMNYKQQPPASPATAVPRAAQEPAGVNS from the coding sequence ATGAAGAAGTTCGCATTCCTGATCACGGCTTTGCTTTTCTCGCTGTCGTTTGCACATGCCGAAGACTATGACTGGAAGATCGCCGGTCAAATCGTCGTGCAAGACGGCGGCCGCCTGAAACCACTGGACACGTTCGCACGCGAGCTGGTGTCCGATCTTACTGGCCGTGACAAATATGAAGGCCAGCATCCCGTGGAGACATATTTCCGCTGGATGGCTGACGGCAGCCGCTGGTCGGATATGCCGCTCATCTATTTGCCCAAAGGAGATTTGAGCCGCGAACTCGACCTACCCGGCGGACACGGCAACATGTATTCAATTCAGGAGCTGCATTCCAAACCGCGACTGATGCAGATCGTCATGGAGGCTCAAGAGGCACAGAAGGCGAACGAGAAGCTCACGTTCACACAAAGCAAGGCCAACGAAATCCTGCACAAAGTGAACACGCTGTCGCTCGTGTTCCAGCATGAACTTCCTTCGTTCGTTCCGCCGCAGGAAGGTGATGCCAAGACAAAGGAATGGATGTCCATGCCCGAACTTCTGGCCAAGCTCGAGCGTGACTCGATGAATGCTGTCGGGATTAGTGAAGAAATGTCCGCCTTCGGTCTGGCCTGGGCAGGCATGTTTCATTCCGTGCTTGACAACCGCCCGGATATGTTCAATACTTCAGCGAATCTCTTTGTCGAGACGCAGCATAAACTTCTGGCAAATCAACCTGAGATCGAGGCCCACAATAGCCTTGAAGTGACTTTTAACAGTCTCGCTCCCTTTTTCTGGTCGCGGATTCTACTGCTCGCCGCGGCAGTGCTGTTTGCTCTAAGTTACACGCAGCGATTCGCCAGAATGCGATCATCCGCCCTGATTGGTATGGTCGGCGGATTGATGTTCTTTTCAATCGGGATGATCATGCGCTGGATGATCGGCGGACGCGCACCGTGGTCAAACATGTACGAATCGCTGATGGCTATCGGCTGGTCGCTCGTTATCATCGCACTGATCTACGAACTCGTCCGGAGAGACAAGATTTTCGGCCTGTCCGGTTCGCTGATGGGTGGAATTGTGCTTTGGCTTGCGCATTACGCGAATCTCGACCGCGGCATCAATCCGCTCGTTCCAGCTTTGCAGAGCTACTGGCTCATCTATCACGTCATAACGATTCTGACGAGTTACGCCTGTCTGGCCATTGCCATGGTCATCGGCCATGTTGTCCTTATCGGCGCAGTGAAGTCAAAGGGGCAAATCAGCCCAACACTTGCAAAGATGGCGTCGGCCAATTTGCATGTGATGCAGGTCGGATGCGTCATTCTCATTTTCGGAATTCTGCTCGGCGCGGTTTGGGCGGACTCAAGCTGGGGACGCTTCTGGGGCTGGGATCCGAAAGAAACGTGGGCGTTGATTACGTGGTTCGTCTATATCGCCTTCCTGCACGGTCGCAGCGCGGGATGGTTGAACTGGAAAGGGCTTGCGTTTGTCTCGGTAGCCGCATTTCCTGTTGTGGTGATGACTTATTACGGTGTGAACTTCTACCTTTCCGGACTGCACAGCTACGGCGCCGGTTCCTCGCCGGGTATTCCGTGGGAAGCCTATGCTTACCTCGTTATTGAAGCGATCTTCCTCGGTTGGGTGGCCATGCAGCTGAAAGGAAAGTGGGGCAACATGAACTACAAACAACAGCCGCCTGCGTCACCGGCAACGGCTGTTCCGCGCGCTGCGCAGGAACCCGCAGGAGTCAACTCTTGA
- a CDS encoding cupin domain-containing protein has protein sequence MPAKISIASTFSQIHDYENPRIAAMVNECAVKFVKLKGDFVWHHHEEEDELFLVVKGSLVMKLRDGDVTVNEGEMILIPHGVEHCPVSEEEVHLILFERATTVNTGNVLNEKTKVTLETI, from the coding sequence ATGCCCGCCAAAATATCCATAGCCTCCACTTTCTCCCAAATTCATGACTACGAGAATCCGCGCATCGCGGCGATGGTCAATGAATGCGCGGTGAAGTTCGTCAAGCTCAAGGGTGATTTTGTGTGGCACCATCACGAGGAAGAAGACGAACTCTTCCTGGTCGTCAAAGGCTCGCTCGTGATGAAATTGCGCGACGGAGACGTGACCGTGAATGAAGGCGAAATGATCTTAATCCCACACGGTGTTGAGCATTGTCCTGTCTCCGAAGAAGAAGTCCATTTGATTTTGTTTGAGCGCGCGACGACCGTGAATACGGGCAATGTCTTGAACGAGAAGACGAAAGTTACGTTAGAGACGATTTGA
- a CDS encoding DUF2480 family protein yields MELIRFPLEDLLDGGIVRESDYRQKLNSINLDEYRGKPVMIPWIHGQEVPIWVYLMAVAKLSPVAGVLSFGEPCSPVVLSQTMRPEAKSL; encoded by the coding sequence TTGGAACTTATCAGATTCCCCCTTGAAGACCTGCTGGATGGAGGCATTGTTCGTGAAAGTGACTATCGCCAGAAGCTGAACTCTATTAATCTGGACGAATACCGGGGCAAACCGGTTATGATTCCCTGGATTCACGGGCAAGAAGTGCCAATTTGGGTCTATCTCATGGCTGTCGCAAAACTGTCCCCAGTGGCAGGTGTTCTTTCGTTCGGCGAGCCGTGCTCTCCAGTCGTCCTCTCACAGACCATGCGGCCTGAAGCTAAGTCGTTATAA
- a CDS encoding ferredoxin--NADP reductase — MSSLVENIQVEPRKGPKYLFFDVEVTRIVDATPTVKLFDLRVPGRDSYRFQAGQFVQIDFPIDAKVTRRSYSIASAPDGGNSFQLCVGRVPDGLATRYLFEDVKVGSILKGSDALGRFVLPDVVEKETCFISTGVGIAPFRSMLLDGYARGIIKAPVSLFFGNRHESDILYRDDFEHMRRQFGLHFFPVLSRQHDWHGPQGHVHVHYTKFFADKRPCTFYLCGWRAMLDDARAHLTEMGYDRKDVKIELYD, encoded by the coding sequence TTGAGCAGCTTAGTCGAAAATATTCAAGTGGAGCCTCGGAAGGGGCCGAAGTATCTGTTCTTTGACGTGGAAGTGACGCGAATCGTGGATGCGACGCCGACTGTCAAATTGTTTGACTTACGTGTGCCGGGCCGCGACTCCTACAGGTTTCAAGCCGGGCAGTTCGTTCAGATAGATTTTCCGATTGATGCGAAAGTCACCCGCCGCAGCTATTCCATCGCTTCGGCGCCGGACGGAGGGAATTCGTTTCAGTTGTGTGTGGGCCGCGTGCCGGACGGATTGGCAACTCGCTACCTGTTTGAAGACGTTAAAGTCGGTTCAATTCTGAAGGGGTCCGATGCTCTCGGCCGATTTGTGCTGCCGGATGTTGTGGAGAAGGAAACCTGTTTCATTTCCACAGGAGTCGGGATTGCGCCATTTCGCTCCATGCTGCTTGACGGCTACGCGCGCGGTATTATCAAGGCCCCGGTCAGCCTGTTTTTCGGCAACCGCCACGAGTCTGACATTCTCTATCGCGATGATTTCGAACACATGCGCAGGCAATTCGGATTGCACTTCTTCCCCGTGTTGTCAAGACAGCACGATTGGCACGGGCCGCAAGGGCACGTGCATGTGCATTACACGAAGTTTTTTGCCGATAAGCGTCCGTGCACTTTCTATCTCTGCGGCTGGCGCGCCATGCTTGACGACGCGCGCGCGCATCTGACCGAAATGGGATATGACCGCAAGGACGTTAAAATCGAGTTGTATGACTGA
- a CDS encoding 4-hydroxy-3-methylbut-2-enyl diphosphate reductase, with the protein MSMRVLVDPRAGFCGGVRRVVKMAEKVMSDTGLPLVSLGDIIHNEVEIARLEKSGLSSIDHGGMAAEQRPQKVLIRAHGEPPETYAKAKELGVELIDGTCPVVTRSQNIARKHYEAGEQVVIIGKPYHPETIGIKGHCDNRAFVVYEREDCLQLDPNKKVFILAQTTVSKEWFEERIGWIRDYARDVEVQVENTLCRFVVGRDGDLEQFATQVDVIIMVGGTKSSNTKALYGVCKRMNNRAHLIVDENDLEYSWFRDGDTIGVTGSASTPHWLLEKVRDMIGERTGADVLRDTTDWESLQQQSELEKMTKDDCECN; encoded by the coding sequence ATGAGTATGAGAGTCCTGGTTGATCCGCGGGCTGGCTTCTGCGGCGGCGTACGACGCGTTGTCAAGATGGCCGAAAAAGTGATGAGTGACACCGGACTTCCGCTGGTGTCGCTCGGTGACATCATTCACAACGAAGTTGAAATTGCGCGCCTCGAGAAAAGCGGATTGTCTTCCATTGACCATGGCGGAATGGCCGCCGAACAGCGTCCGCAAAAGGTTCTGATTCGTGCACATGGCGAACCACCTGAAACCTACGCCAAGGCAAAGGAACTCGGTGTCGAGTTGATTGACGGGACGTGCCCCGTGGTGACCCGTTCGCAGAATATTGCTCGCAAGCACTATGAAGCGGGCGAACAGGTCGTCATTATCGGCAAACCTTACCATCCCGAAACGATTGGCATCAAGGGTCATTGCGACAACAGGGCGTTCGTGGTTTACGAACGCGAAGACTGTCTGCAACTCGATCCAAATAAGAAAGTCTTCATCCTTGCTCAGACGACCGTTTCGAAAGAGTGGTTTGAAGAGCGGATCGGGTGGATCAGAGATTACGCCCGCGATGTCGAAGTTCAAGTTGAAAACACCCTTTGCCGCTTTGTGGTCGGTCGCGATGGAGATTTGGAGCAATTCGCAACTCAGGTGGATGTTATCATCATGGTTGGCGGCACGAAAAGCTCTAACACAAAGGCTCTCTATGGTGTGTGCAAGCGCATGAACAACCGCGCACACCTCATCGTCGATGAAAACGATCTTGAATATTCGTGGTTCCGTGATGGAGACACGATTGGAGTCACAGGCTCAGCTTCAACACCGCATTGGCTGCTGGAAAAGGTGCGGGATATGATTGGCGAACGCACCGGTGCCGACGTACTCCGCGATACAACCGATTGGGAATCCCTGCAGCAGCAGAGCGAGCTTGAAAAAATGACAAAGGATGATTGCGAGTGTAATTAG